A stretch of the Deltaproteobacteria bacterium genome encodes the following:
- a CDS encoding GNAT family N-acetyltransferase encodes MGTEYHLTVHDSISGIDKDQYNAIADARNPFLEYEFLEALEISGSVGPHTTWDPRHIILRDKDRIIGAISAYIKLDSYGEYIFDWEWARAFENAGISYYPKIVVAIPFTPATGARILVHPEYPFNQCAETMVKSLISLCAQENCSSIHVLFLTEDERVFLEKRGFLTRKTHQYHWKNRNYKLFEDFLSDIRSGRKKQIRKERKSLAEEGLDIRIIEKDDITEEHMNAIWDFYSDTHSRKWGSAYLNREFFDLMYENYRHRIVLLMAKSGNKWVGGTFNIVKNDRLFGRYWGTLYNYRNLHFECCFYGLIDYSIKKGINVFEAGAQGEHKFLRGFAAVPTYSSHLIMDETANKAIGDYLLREREYTDNLIRKYNMQSPLKYLYGK; translated from the coding sequence ATGGGAACCGAGTACCACCTGACCGTACATGATTCCATCTCCGGGATAGACAAAGATCAGTATAACGCTATAGCCGACGCCCGGAATCCTTTTCTCGAATACGAATTTTTGGAAGCGCTGGAAATATCGGGCTCTGTCGGGCCGCACACTACCTGGGACCCGCGCCACATCATTCTGAGGGATAAAGACAGGATAATAGGAGCCATTTCAGCATACATCAAGCTTGACTCCTACGGCGAGTATATTTTCGACTGGGAATGGGCCAGGGCATTCGAGAACGCGGGGATCAGCTATTACCCCAAAATAGTCGTGGCCATCCCGTTCACACCGGCTACGGGTGCGCGGATACTCGTCCATCCCGAATACCCCTTTAACCAATGCGCCGAAACCATGGTCAAGAGCCTGATCAGCCTCTGCGCTCAGGAGAACTGCTCATCGATTCATGTGCTTTTTCTAACCGAGGACGAGCGTGTGTTTCTGGAAAAAAGGGGATTTCTTACAAGAAAGACGCATCAGTACCACTGGAAAAACCGTAACTATAAATTATTCGAGGATTTTCTCTCCGATATCCGTTCCGGGAGAAAAAAACAGATAAGAAAAGAGAGAAAATCCCTGGCTGAAGAGGGTCTGGATATCCGCATCATTGAAAAGGACGACATCACAGAGGAGCACATGAATGCGATCTGGGATTTCTATAGCGATACGCATTCGAGAAAATGGGGAAGCGCGTATCTCAACAGAGAATTCTTCGACCTCATGTACGAAAACTACCGGCACCGCATAGTTCTGCTTATGGCGAAATCCGGCAATAAATGGGTGGGCGGCACCTTTAACATAGTTAAGAACGACAGACTATTCGGACGCTACTGGGGGACGCTTTATAACTACAGGAATCTCCATTTCGAGTGTTGTTTCTATGGATTAATAGATTATTCTATAAAGAAGGGGATAAATGTTTTTGAGGCCGGGGCTCAGGGGGAGCATAAATTTTTAAGGGGTTTTGCGGCGGTGCCGACTTACAGCTCACATTTAATCATGGATGAGACGGCAAACAAGGCTATCGGAGATTATCTGCTGCGGGAAAGGGAATACACGGACAACCTGATAAGGAAATACAACATGCAGTCGCCCCTTAAGTACTTGTACGGCAAGTAG
- the clpS gene encoding ATP-dependent Clp protease adapter ClpS: MGDKKITPEDLEGELLTEERVRLKRPDMYRILLLNDDYTPREFVVWVLMRVFYKGQEESTRIMLEAHTSGKSVIGVYTYDVATTKIVQVDKLAKQYEHPLQCILEVESGGEEE, translated from the coding sequence ATGGGAGACAAAAAAATAACGCCGGAGGATCTCGAGGGAGAACTTCTTACTGAAGAGCGGGTCAGATTAAAGCGACCCGACATGTATAGAATTTTGCTGTTAAACGACGATTATACGCCCAGAGAGTTTGTAGTCTGGGTTTTGATGAGGGTATTTTACAAGGGCCAGGAGGAATCGACGAGAATAATGCTTGAAGCACATACTTCCGGTAAAAGCGTAATTGGAGTTTATACATACGACGTCGCGACCACAAAAATAGTGCAGGTTGACAAGCTGGCCAAACAATACGAGCATCCGCTCCAGTGCATACTGGAAGTAGAGAGCGGCGGTGAGGAAGAATGA
- the clpA gene encoding ATP-dependent Clp protease ATP-binding subunit ClpA, which translates to MTLSKELEETLKRAYEQAKVRRHEFITLEHILLELTYDPDASDVLAGCGVDLERLRSNLEQFIEENMPPVDSEYLSDPQYSAGSQFVLRLAAMHAESADKSQINGGNILVAMFRVDESHAVYLLNEQGINRYDIVRYISHGGATYGQQEKSTSIAKTDAQTEQIPKDPLSEYCSNLVKKARDGKLDPLIGRESEIDRTIHILARRRKNNPIFVGDAGVGKTAIAEGLALRIAENTVPNALEGTDIYALDMGSLTAGTRYRGDFEERLKAIIDNVKGDEKKVLFIDEIHTVIGAGAVSGGTLDASNMLKPALANGEIRCIGTTTLKEYRSVFEKDHALARRFQRIDVYEPSQDECVKILQGLKKYYEDFHKVKYSTPALKAAVELSAKYMNDRRLPDKAIDLIDEAGADVKLRDYESEIKQVTVKDIEALVSKIAKIPSRTVKVDDRNRLRTLAADLKKVIFGQDNAVDKLVTAIQMSRSGLSEPNKPVGNFMFAGPTGVGKTELAKQLAEALGIEFIRFDMSEYMEKHTVSRLIGSPPGYVGYDEGGQLTEAVHQNPHAVLLLDEIEKAHEDIYNVLLQVMDHATLTDSNGRKVDFRQIVLILTTNTGSRESSQRTVGFEKDEYEDKSVQAIERYFSPEFRNRLNATLHFNALTKGVVEKIVDKMVGQLADRLKAKKVTLELTPEARSYIADKGYDRQLGARPIQRLIDSEITQKLTHEILFGNLSTGGGEVRIVVKDNELGFEFGE; encoded by the coding sequence ATGACGCTTTCAAAAGAACTTGAGGAAACACTCAAAAGGGCATACGAGCAGGCCAAGGTAAGAAGGCATGAGTTTATAACTCTTGAGCATATATTGCTGGAGCTGACCTACGACCCCGACGCGTCGGACGTACTGGCCGGATGCGGGGTCGATCTGGAAAGGTTAAGGTCGAACCTTGAGCAGTTCATAGAGGAAAACATGCCCCCTGTCGATTCCGAATACCTGTCGGACCCGCAGTACTCGGCGGGAAGCCAGTTCGTTCTCAGGCTGGCCGCGATGCACGCCGAGTCGGCGGACAAGTCCCAGATAAACGGCGGCAACATTCTGGTCGCGATGTTCAGGGTCGATGAATCCCATGCTGTGTATTTATTGAACGAGCAGGGCATAAACCGCTATGATATCGTAAGGTACATATCGCACGGGGGCGCGACATACGGCCAGCAGGAAAAATCCACGAGCATAGCAAAAACCGACGCACAGACCGAGCAGATACCCAAAGACCCTCTGTCCGAATACTGCTCGAATCTCGTTAAAAAGGCCAGAGACGGTAAGCTCGACCCCCTGATCGGCCGCGAATCGGAGATCGACCGCACGATTCACATACTGGCCAGAAGGCGCAAGAACAATCCGATCTTTGTCGGTGACGCAGGAGTGGGAAAAACCGCTATCGCCGAAGGGCTCGCGCTGAGAATAGCCGAGAATACAGTCCCGAACGCGCTTGAGGGCACGGATATATACGCCCTCGACATGGGCTCGCTGACTGCCGGCACCCGTTACAGAGGCGACTTCGAGGAGAGGCTCAAAGCCATAATCGACAATGTGAAGGGCGATGAGAAAAAAGTACTGTTCATCGATGAAATACATACCGTAATAGGCGCGGGAGCCGTTTCGGGAGGTACTCTCGACGCTTCAAACATGCTCAAGCCCGCTCTGGCGAACGGCGAAATACGCTGTATCGGAACGACCACGCTCAAGGAATACAGGAGCGTTTTTGAGAAAGACCACGCGCTCGCGAGGAGATTTCAGCGGATAGACGTCTATGAGCCGAGCCAGGATGAATGCGTCAAAATACTGCAGGGGCTCAAGAAATACTACGAGGATTTTCACAAGGTCAAATATTCCACCCCCGCGCTCAAGGCGGCCGTCGAGCTATCCGCAAAATACATGAACGACAGGAGGCTCCCCGATAAGGCGATTGATTTAATCGACGAAGCCGGGGCCGACGTAAAACTCAGAGACTACGAGTCGGAGATAAAGCAGGTAACGGTCAAGGACATAGAAGCCCTTGTTTCAAAGATAGCCAAGATTCCTTCACGCACCGTAAAGGTCGATGACAGAAACAGGCTCAGGACGCTGGCCGCCGATCTCAAGAAGGTTATTTTCGGTCAGGATAATGCTGTCGATAAACTGGTCACCGCTATTCAGATGTCGCGCTCGGGTCTGAGCGAGCCCAATAAGCCAGTCGGGAATTTCATGTTCGCCGGCCCTACAGGGGTAGGCAAAACGGAGCTTGCGAAGCAGCTCGCCGAGGCGCTCGGCATAGAGTTTATACGCTTCGACATGAGCGAGTACATGGAGAAGCATACCGTCTCCCGGCTCATCGGCTCTCCTCCGGGGTACGTCGGGTACGACGAGGGCGGGCAGCTCACTGAAGCGGTCCATCAAAACCCGCACGCGGTTCTGCTACTGGATGAAATCGAAAAGGCGCATGAGGACATCTACAATGTACTGCTTCAGGTAATGGACCACGCGACGCTTACGGACTCTAACGGAAGGAAAGTGGACTTCAGGCAGATAGTGCTCATTCTCACGACCAACACCGGTTCGAGGGAGAGCAGCCAGAGAACAGTCGGATTCGAGAAGGATGAATATGAAGACAAGAGTGTCCAGGCTATAGAGCGCTACTTCAGTCCCGAATTCAGAAACCGTCTCAACGCCACGCTCCATTTCAACGCGCTCACCAAAGGGGTGGTTGAAAAGATTGTGGACAAAATGGTCGGGCAGCTCGCGGACAGGCTCAAGGCAAAGAAGGTCACTCTCGAGCTTACGCCCGAGGCGAGGTCGTACATCGCGGACAAGGGCTACGACAGGCAGCTCGGCGCGAGGCCGATCCAGCGTCTCATAGACAGCGAAATCACTCAGAAGCTAACTCACGAAATCCTGTTCGGCAACCTCTCCACCGGCGGAGGAGAGGTGAGGATTGTAGTTAAAGACAACGAGCTTGGGTTTGAGTTTGGGGAATAA
- a CDS encoding zf-TFIIB domain-containing protein has translation MKKCPKCGIELKEKVIGPVNVDECESCKGIWFEKGELHEAEEAVDENLNWFDFDIWKHPENFKSKETDLKCPVCDLNTLNIEYGHTGVEVNYCRSCHGIWLEKGEFPKIIESFEDEIANKTFSDYLHASIDEAKEIVTGHESFMSEWKDLSSILKLMQYRLFVEKPKLIETLTELNTLNPFK, from the coding sequence ATGAAAAAATGTCCGAAGTGCGGTATTGAATTAAAAGAGAAGGTCATAGGGCCGGTAAATGTGGATGAATGCGAGTCGTGCAAGGGAATCTGGTTCGAGAAAGGCGAGCTGCACGAAGCCGAAGAGGCCGTAGATGAAAACCTGAACTGGTTCGACTTCGACATATGGAAGCACCCTGAAAATTTCAAGTCCAAAGAGACCGACCTCAAATGCCCGGTTTGCGACCTTAATACCCTCAACATCGAATACGGGCACACAGGAGTCGAGGTAAATTACTGCCGGAGCTGCCACGGCATCTGGCTCGAAAAGGGCGAATTCCCCAAAATCATAGAGTCTTTCGAGGACGAGATCGCGAATAAGACCTTTTCCGATTATCTCCACGCGAGCATAGACGAAGCCAAGGAAATCGTGACGGGTCATGAATCATTTATGTCGGAATGGAAAGACCTGTCCTCGATACTAAAGTTAATGCAATACCGACTCTTCGTAGAGAAGCCGAAATTAATCGAAACATTGACCGAGCTCAACACCTTGAATCCATTCAAATGA
- a CDS encoding TetR/AcrR family transcriptional regulator: MKNKSGATDSKTRIASNIKDKDLISVRRQELVNAAVELFVKKGFHKTTVREIAKEFGMSMGALYDYIRTKEDILFLVCDYIFKSVSEKLESSLVGKKDPRENLKNAIRDYFTIIDEIQDYSLLLYQETKSLNRKERNYILSAENDLTGIFENIIVQGIEEKVFNIDRSTAKIVAHDIMVQGQMWAFRRWAIQKDYTLKRYIKIQTELILRAIQ; the protein is encoded by the coding sequence ATGAAAAACAAGAGCGGAGCAACAGACTCAAAGACCCGGATAGCCTCCAATATAAAGGATAAGGACCTTATAAGCGTCAGAAGGCAGGAGCTGGTGAACGCCGCTGTCGAATTATTCGTGAAGAAGGGGTTTCACAAAACCACCGTGCGCGAGATAGCGAAAGAATTCGGCATGAGCATGGGCGCTCTCTACGACTATATCAGGACCAAAGAGGATATATTATTTCTCGTCTGCGATTATATATTTAAAAGCGTAAGCGAAAAACTGGAAAGCTCTCTTGTAGGCAAAAAGGACCCCAGAGAAAATCTTAAAAACGCCATACGAGATTATTTTACGATTATCGATGAAATCCAGGATTACTCGCTGCTTTTATATCAGGAAACGAAATCTCTGAACCGCAAGGAAAGAAACTATATACTCTCCGCTGAAAACGATTTAACCGGGATATTCGAGAACATCATCGTGCAGGGAATCGAGGAAAAAGTATTCAATATCGACAGAAGCACCGCAAAGATAGTTGCTCATGACATAATGGTACAGGGGCAGATGTGGGCATTCAGGCGCTGGGCGATCCAGAAGGACTACACACTCAAACGCTACATCAAGATTCAGACCGAGCTTATACTGAGAGCGATTCAATAA
- a CDS encoding acyl-CoA dehydrogenase encodes MSIINLSEEQELIQKTARDFSINKIKPVAAKNDREGKFPKDIVAEMGELGFMGMIVPEKYGGSEFDCLSYVIALEEICGACASTGIIMSVNNSLVCDPVITYGTGEQKNSYLPDLSSGAKLGCFALSEPEAGSDPAGMRTLVVKKGKSYIINGTKSWITNGAEADVMILIAATDPSKKHHGISAFIIDMDTPGVKVGKLEHKLGIKASSTAQIFFEDCEVPESAMLGTEGQGFKIAMNTLNGGRIGVAAQAVGIARAAFEESVRYSKERKAFGKSISDFQGLQFMIADMATRIEASRLLTWQAAVMKDKEVNYSKQSAMAKLFASETAMWVTTKAIQIHGGYGYTVDYPVERYFRDAKITEIYEGTSEIQRNIIAREALGETK; translated from the coding sequence ATGTCCATAATAAATCTTTCTGAAGAACAGGAGCTGATTCAAAAAACCGCACGGGATTTCTCAATCAATAAAATTAAGCCCGTCGCCGCAAAAAATGACCGCGAAGGCAAATTCCCCAAAGACATAGTCGCTGAAATGGGGGAGCTCGGCTTCATGGGAATGATAGTGCCTGAAAAATACGGGGGGAGTGAGTTCGACTGCCTATCCTACGTTATAGCGCTTGAGGAAATATGCGGGGCGTGCGCCTCTACAGGGATTATCATGTCCGTTAATAATTCCCTCGTATGCGATCCCGTTATCACCTACGGCACAGGAGAGCAAAAGAACTCTTATCTGCCCGATTTATCGAGCGGGGCGAAGCTCGGATGTTTCGCGCTGAGCGAGCCCGAGGCGGGCTCGGACCCGGCGGGCATGAGAACACTCGTTGTGAAAAAAGGAAAAAGCTACATAATAAACGGCACGAAATCCTGGATAACCAACGGCGCCGAGGCCGACGTCATGATACTGATAGCCGCAACCGATCCTTCCAAGAAACACCATGGAATTTCAGCATTCATAATAGACATGGACACACCGGGGGTAAAAGTCGGAAAACTTGAGCACAAACTGGGAATCAAAGCCTCAAGCACGGCGCAAATATTCTTTGAGGATTGCGAGGTACCGGAAAGCGCAATGCTCGGAACGGAAGGGCAAGGATTCAAAATCGCCATGAATACCCTTAACGGCGGCAGGATCGGGGTTGCAGCGCAAGCAGTGGGTATCGCCCGGGCGGCGTTTGAGGAATCCGTCAGATATTCAAAGGAACGTAAGGCATTCGGCAAGAGTATCTCCGACTTTCAGGGGCTTCAGTTCATGATTGCCGATATGGCGACGAGAATCGAGGCATCGAGGCTTCTCACGTGGCAGGCTGCTGTAATGAAGGATAAAGAGGTTAATTACTCGAAACAGTCCGCAATGGCGAAACTCTTCGCTTCGGAAACCGCAATGTGGGTCACGACGAAGGCGATACAAATCCACGGAGGCTACGGTTACACGGTCGACTACCCTGTCGAAAGGTACTTCCGCGACGCCAAGATAACCGAGATATACGAAGGCACTTCCGAGATACAAAGGAATATAATAGCCAGAGAAGCACTCGGAGAGACAAAATAG
- a CDS encoding AraC family ligand binding domain-containing protein, with translation MPILIEKPTIIEAAGNKPKKIEEYAGRVNSNHTDVSVARMTSPEGWLEPGQSPEFREITVVLEGTLIVEHEGGALEVGAGQAVVTNPGEWVRYSTPEPGGAKYIAVCLPAFSPETVNRDPD, from the coding sequence ATGCCCATACTGATCGAAAAGCCCACAATTATAGAAGCGGCGGGGAATAAACCGAAAAAGATCGAAGAATATGCGGGCAGGGTCAATTCCAATCATACGGATGTCAGCGTCGCTCGGATGACGTCACCCGAGGGATGGCTTGAGCCGGGGCAGAGTCCGGAATTCCGGGAAATAACCGTGGTGCTTGAGGGCACGCTCATAGTCGAGCACGAAGGCGGGGCTCTGGAAGTAGGCGCGGGGCAGGCAGTGGTCACAAACCCCGGCGAGTGGGTGCGGTACAGCACGCCTGAACCAGGGGGCGCTAAGTATATAGCCGTTTGCCTTCCGGCATTTTCCCCCGAAACCGTAAACCGCGATCCGGATTAA
- a CDS encoding DNA-3-methyladenine glycosylase I produces MKNRCEWPGTDPLYLDYHDNEWGVPVHDDRQLFEMIVLDGAQAGLSWITILRRRDSYRKAFDNFDAGKVALYDDKKIEWLLKDPGIIRNRLKVNSAVSNAKAFLRVVEEFGTFDEYIWQFVGHRTIHNKWKSLNELPAKTPESDAMSKDLKKRGFSFVGSTICYAFMQAAGMVNDHVTDCFRYSEIKKMPSAK; encoded by the coding sequence ATGAAAAACCGGTGCGAATGGCCGGGTACGGATCCTCTGTATCTGGATTATCACGATAACGAATGGGGCGTGCCGGTGCACGATGACCGCCAGCTTTTCGAAATGATAGTGCTCGACGGCGCCCAGGCCGGGCTTAGCTGGATAACCATTTTAAGGCGGAGAGACTCGTACAGGAAGGCTTTTGACAATTTCGATGCCGGTAAAGTCGCGCTGTATGACGACAAAAAAATCGAGTGGCTCCTGAAAGACCCGGGGATTATAAGAAACCGTCTTAAGGTAAACTCCGCTGTTAGTAACGCGAAGGCGTTTCTCCGTGTGGTCGAGGAGTTCGGTACGTTCGACGAATATATATGGCAATTCGTAGGTCACCGTACTATACACAATAAATGGAAATCTTTAAATGAACTGCCCGCGAAAACACCTGAGTCGGACGCCATGAGCAAGGACCTTAAGAAAAGGGGGTTCAGCTTCGTAGGCTCCACGATATGTTACGCATTCATGCAGGCAGCGGGAATGGTGAACGACCACGTCACCGACTGTTTCAGATATAGTGAAATAAAGAAGATGCCCTCTGCTAAATAA
- a CDS encoding GNAT family N-acetyltransferase yields MYRPAEKADCRTIAKLFSIASDGVADYVWTKLAEPGEDILEVAERRYSRDDLLFGYKNCVVAELGGEVIGMMVSFPMYSTENAEPEAEADPVLAPYSKLEQHDSYYISGIAVFPDYRGMGIGTKFLEIAERKARENKLSRISLIVFEQNEGAKRLYERHAFYETAREKVVPHELIHYTGYALLMVKDIN; encoded by the coding sequence ATGTACCGCCCTGCTGAAAAGGCCGACTGCAGAACAATCGCAAAGCTCTTCAGTATCGCTTCTGACGGCGTGGCGGACTATGTCTGGACAAAGCTTGCCGAGCCGGGGGAAGATATTCTGGAAGTCGCGGAGAGGCGTTATTCCAGAGATGATCTACTCTTCGGTTATAAAAACTGTGTCGTTGCGGAGTTGGGCGGGGAGGTAATCGGAATGATGGTTTCATTTCCAATGTACTCTACTGAAAATGCCGAGCCGGAAGCGGAGGCGGACCCGGTTCTGGCGCCCTACAGCAAACTCGAGCAGCACGACAGCTACTACATTAGCGGAATTGCCGTTTTTCCCGACTATCGAGGAATGGGGATAGGTACTAAATTCCTGGAGATTGCAGAGCGGAAAGCAAGAGAAAACAAGCTTTCCCGGATAAGCCTGATTGTCTTCGAGCAGAACGAGGGAGCAAAGAGACTCTACGAGCGTCACGCCTTTTATGAAACCGCACGTGAAAAGGTCGTACCGCATGAGCTGATACATTACACAGGATATGCTTTACTTATGGTCAAAGATATCAATTAG
- a CDS encoding DEAD/DEAH box helicase, translated as MKSFEDLSLSGDTLKVLEQKGYEVPTSIQELTIPAVLESESDIVAQAQTGTGKTAAFGIPLIELLRENSGTVQALVLTPTRELAIQVAEEINSLKGNKNLSIVPVYGGQSINLQLRSLRKGVDVVVGTPGRILDHLGSRALKLDNISYLVLDEADEMLNMGFIDDVRKIMDHTASEKRTMLFSATMPREVLQIAKKYMREYETLKVQNEPLTVSQTDQIYFEVSASDKFEALCRIIDVEEDFFGLIFCRTKVDADKVASRLSKRGYDADALHGDLSQNQREKILNKFKKRMLNVLVATDVAARGIDVENLTHVINYALPQDSKSYVHRIGRTGRAGREGNAITFITPEEYRKLQYIVKETKTDIRKASLPKVADVIKTRKNKIKTELENIVKIHPDSEYVEMSKELLKDEKPEHIVAALIQNSFRDKLAENDYNEIGDTAPDLKGKTRLFVAQGKRDDFTRKKLVNFIKKKCHIKSSEIKDIQILEKFSFVTLPFHEAEVLLSYFRGKKKGSEPYITKAKKTRKYA; from the coding sequence ATGAAATCGTTTGAAGATTTAAGTTTGTCGGGTGATACGTTAAAAGTCCTTGAGCAAAAGGGCTATGAAGTGCCCACCAGCATTCAGGAGTTAACCATACCCGCGGTTCTCGAAAGTGAGAGCGATATTGTCGCACAGGCTCAGACCGGTACGGGTAAAACCGCCGCGTTCGGGATTCCCTTGATTGAGCTGCTTCGGGAAAACTCGGGCACGGTACAGGCGCTTGTCCTTACTCCGACGAGGGAGCTGGCTATTCAGGTGGCGGAGGAGATTAATTCTTTAAAAGGAAATAAGAACTTGAGTATTGTTCCCGTTTACGGCGGACAGTCTATAAACCTTCAGCTGAGAAGCTTGAGGAAAGGCGTTGACGTTGTTGTGGGGACACCCGGAAGGATACTCGATCACCTGGGAAGCCGCGCGCTGAAGCTAGATAACATCTCTTATCTGGTTCTGGATGAAGCCGACGAGATGTTGAACATGGGTTTTATCGATGATGTGAGAAAAATAATGGACCACACCGCAAGCGAAAAGCGGACAATGCTTTTTTCGGCTACCATGCCCAGAGAGGTTTTGCAGATCGCAAAGAAATACATGCGTGAATACGAGACGCTAAAGGTACAAAATGAGCCGCTTACAGTAAGCCAGACCGATCAGATTTATTTTGAAGTTTCGGCGTCCGACAAGTTTGAAGCCCTTTGCAGAATAATAGACGTTGAAGAAGATTTCTTCGGCCTCATATTTTGCAGGACGAAGGTGGATGCCGATAAGGTCGCCAGCCGTCTGAGCAAGAGGGGCTATGACGCGGACGCCCTGCATGGCGACCTGTCCCAAAACCAGAGAGAAAAGATACTGAACAAATTTAAAAAGCGTATGCTGAACGTTCTTGTGGCGACCGACGTTGCAGCGAGGGGAATAGATGTGGAAAATCTGACGCACGTCATCAATTACGCGCTTCCTCAGGACTCAAAGTCCTACGTCCACAGGATCGGGCGCACCGGACGCGCCGGGAGGGAAGGAAACGCCATAACGTTTATTACGCCTGAGGAGTACAGAAAACTTCAGTACATAGTCAAAGAAACAAAAACCGATATTAGAAAAGCCTCTCTGCCGAAGGTTGCCGACGTCATTAAAACGAGAAAAAACAAGATTAAAACCGAATTGGAAAATATAGTGAAAATCCATCCCGATAGTGAGTACGTCGAGATGTCCAAAGAGCTCTTAAAAGATGAAAAGCCGGAGCATATTGTAGCGGCTCTTATTCAGAACTCCTTCAGGGATAAGCTCGCCGAGAATGATTATAACGAGATCGGCGATACCGCCCCCGACCTCAAGGGTAAAACGAGGCTCTTTGTGGCTCAGGGAAAAAGGGACGATTTCACACGAAAGAAGCTCGTGAATTTCATAAAGAAAAAATGCCACATAAAAAGCAGTGAAATTAAAGACATCCAAATACTCGAAAAATTCTCTTTTGTAACCCTTCCTTTTCACGAAGCGGAAGTATTATTGTCATACTTCAGGGGAAAGAAAAAAGGTTCCGAGCCTTATATCACAAAGGCCAAAAAAACCCGGAAATACGCCTAA
- a CDS encoding transcriptional repressor produces the protein MKKTSFNIENADSLRAIFHKKSLKCTPQRLAVLKVLQDNAAYLSINNIHLKVKDLLPETGLATVYRSLETLVELDLAVKVHLEDGCHSYAIAPEGHRHPVVCTECNKVIEFADCPLDKLSEKLSRDTGVLIQNHFLQLFGKCRECQA, from the coding sequence ATGAAAAAGACATCGTTCAATATAGAAAATGCGGACAGTTTGAGAGCTATTTTTCACAAGAAGAGCTTAAAGTGCACTCCTCAGAGGCTCGCCGTACTTAAAGTCCTTCAGGATAACGCGGCTTATCTGTCCATAAATAATATACATTTGAAAGTGAAGGACCTTCTTCCGGAGACAGGACTCGCCACTGTTTACCGCTCGCTTGAGACCCTGGTCGAGCTCGATCTGGCCGTGAAGGTGCATCTGGAGGACGGGTGTCACAGCTATGCCATAGCGCCCGAGGGGCACCGCCACCCGGTAGTCTGCACGGAATGCAATAAGGTCATCGAATTCGCCGACTGCCCGCTCGACAAATTATCCGAAAAGCTGTCCCGGGATACGGGCGTGCTTATACAGAATCATTTCCTTCAGTTATTCGGCAAGTGCAGGGAATGTCAGGCTTGA
- a CDS encoding energy-coupling factor ABC transporter permease encodes MSHMHIPDGVLPIWIVLIGWVATALILSFCIRRVSRIDIRRKVPLIGIVSALMIVGMTLEIVPIAYHINLGVVAGIILGPALAFISVFIVDLIIAMFGHGGITVVGLNTIVTGAEAVFGYYLFQLFLALLGKQSPGWASSLAVIVGLFLSTNVMLGIVYASHIDPVKTFEAEHDIKDADHEDGVNRITNKGINFVRFAKTVFILAPLGWLLEAVITGLVIKYISRVRPDLIAVERT; translated from the coding sequence ATGTCTCACATGCATATACCCGACGGCGTGCTTCCTATTTGGATCGTTTTGATCGGATGGGTAGCCACGGCGCTGATTCTGTCTTTCTGCATAAGACGGGTCAGCAGAATCGACATCAGGCGCAAGGTCCCCCTTATCGGCATCGTCTCCGCCCTTATGATCGTAGGGATGACGCTTGAGATCGTCCCCATCGCTTACCATATAAATTTAGGCGTCGTAGCGGGAATCATACTGGGGCCGGCTCTCGCGTTTATCTCCGTATTTATAGTCGATTTGATAATCGCGATGTTCGGCCACGGCGGAATAACGGTCGTCGGACTCAACACTATTGTAACGGGCGCTGAAGCCGTATTCGGTTATTACCTCTTTCAATTATTCCTGGCGCTATTGGGCAAACAATCTCCCGGCTGGGCCTCCTCTCTTGCGGTAATAGTAGGCCTTTTTTTAAGCACGAACGTTATGCTGGGAATAGTTTACGCCTCTCATATAGACCCGGTAAAGACCTTTGAGGCAGAGCATGACATTAAAGATGCCGATCATGAGGACGGTGTAAATCGGATTACGAATAAAGGGATTAACTTCGTCAGGTTCGCCAAAACCGTCTTTATTCTCGCGCCTCTCGGGTGGCTGCTTGAAGCGGTGATAACGGGACTCGTCATAAAATATATATCGCGGGTCAGGCCTGACCTGATCGCGGTGGAGAGGACTTAG